In Leopardus geoffroyi isolate Oge1 chromosome D1, O.geoffroyi_Oge1_pat1.0, whole genome shotgun sequence, a single window of DNA contains:
- the LOC123602691 gene encoding olfactory receptor 1030-like encodes MLQTNYTAVTEFILLGLTGRAELQPVLFVVFLVIYLITVVGNVSMILLIRSDSKLHTPMYFFLSHLSFVDLCYATSVAPQMLVHFLSKRKAISFLGCLLQFHFFIALVITDYYMLTVMAYDRYMAICNPLLYGSKMSRCVCLSLVATPYIYGFANGLAQTILMLRLSFCGPNEINHFYCADPPLIVLACSDTYVKETAMFVVAGFNLTCSLAIILISYIFIFTTILRIRSAEGRRKAFSTCGSHLTAVTIFYGTLFCMHLRPPSEASVEQGKIVAVFYIFASPMLNPLIYSLRNKDVRQAIRKVVQKKLLFK; translated from the coding sequence ATGTTACAGACAAACTACACAGCAGTGACTGAGTTTATCCTCCTGGGACTGACAGGTCGAGCCGAGTTGCAGCCTGTCCTTTTTGTGGTCTTCCTGGTCATCTACCTTATCACAGTAGTTGGCAACGTGAGCATGATTTTGTTAATCCGAAGTGACTCAAAACTTCAcacgcccatgtacttcttcctcagcCATCTCTCCTTTGTGGATCTCTGTTACGCTACCAGTGTCGCTCCGCAGATGCTGGTTCATTTCTTATCCAAGAGAAAAGCCATTTCCTTCCTTGGTTGCCTTCTACAGTTCCACTTTTTCATTGCCCTGGTGATCACGGATTATTATATGCTGACGGTGATGGCTTACGACCGCTACATGGCGATCTGCAACCCCTTGCTGTACGGTAGCAAGATGTCCAgatgtgtctgcctctctcttgttGCTACGCCTTATATTTACGGTTTTGCAAATGGCCTGGCACAGACCATCCTGATGCTTCGCCTCTCCTTCTGTGGACCCAATGAAATCAACCACTTCTACTGTGCGGACCCACCTCTCATAGTCCTTGCCTGCTCGGATACGTATGTCAAAGAAACTGCCATGTTTGTGGTGGCTGGTTTCAATCTCACATGCTCTCTTGCCATCATTCTCAtctcctacattttcattttcacgACGATTCTGCGCATCCGTTCTGCAGAGGGGAGGCGcaaggccttctccacctgtggGTCCCACTTGACGGCTGTCACCATCTTTTATGGGACGCTATTCTGCATGCACCTGCGACCCCCTTCCGAGGCATCTGTAGAACAGGGGAAAATTGTCGCAGTTTTTTATATCTTTGCGAGCCCTATGCTAAACCCTTTGATCTATAGCCTGCGGAACAAAGATGTTAGACAAGCAATCAGGAAAGTTGTCcaaaagaaattactttttaaatag
- the LOC123602692 gene encoding olfactory receptor 5M10, giving the protein MSSPNHTTVTEFILLGLTDDPVLEKILFGVFLVIYLITLAGNLCMIMLIRTNSHLQTPMYFFLSHLSFVDICYSSNITPNMLHNFLSDQKTISYAGCFTQCLLFIALVITELYMLASMALDRYVAICSPLRYNTRMSKNVCISLVMVPYIYGFLNGLSQTLLTFHLSFCGSLEINHFYCADPPLLMLACSDTYVKKMAMLVVAGLTLSSSLFIIVLSYLLIIAAILRIRSAEGRHKAFSTCGSHLTTVTLFYGTLFCMYLRTPSEKSVEESKIIAVFYTFLSPMLNPLIYSLRNKHVIHAMQQIIQGNLFHKTAM; this is encoded by the coding sequence ATGTCTTCCCCAAACCACACTACAGTGACAGAATTCATTCTCTTGGGACTCACAGACGACCCTGTCCTGGAGAAGATCCTGTTTGGGGTGTTTCTGGTAATCTACCTGATCACGCTGGCAGGCAATCTCTGCATGATTATGCTGATCAGGACCAATTCTCACCTCCAaacacccatgtacttcttccttagCCACCTCTCCTTCGTGGACATTTGCTATTCCTCCAATATCACTCCAAACATGCTGCACAACTTCCTCTCCGACCAGAAGACCATCTCCTATGCTGGATGCTTCACACAGTGTCTTCTCTTCATTGCCCTGGTGATCACTGAACTTTACATGCTGGCTTCAATGGCATTGGATCGCTATGTAGCCATTTGTAGCCCTTTACGTTATAATACCAGAATGTCTAAGAACGTTTGTATCTCTCTAGTCATGGTCCCCTATATTTATGGCTTCCTTAATGGACTCTCCCAGACACTGCTGACTTTTCACTTGTCCTTCTGTGGCTCCCTTGAAATCAATCATTTCTACTGTGCAGATCCTCCTCTGTTAATGTTGGCTTGCTCTGACACTTATGTCAAAAAGATGGCGATGTTGGTAGTCGCTGGCTTGACTCTGTCAAGCTCTCTCTTCATCATTGTCCTTTCCTACCTTCTCATTATTGCAGCCATCTTGAGGATCCGTTCTGCTGAAGGCAGGCACAAGGCCTTTTCTACTTGTGGTTCCCACTTGACAACAGTCACCCTATTTTATGGAACCCTCTTCTGCATGTACTTAAGGACCCCATCTGAGAAGTCTGTGGAGGAGTCCAAAATAATTGCAGTCTTTTATACTTTCTTGAGCCCAATGTTGAACCCACTGATCTACAGTTTAAGAAACAAGCATGTGATCCATGCTATGCAGCAAATCATTCAGGGAAATCTCTTTCATAAAACTGCAATGTAG
- the LOC123602693 gene encoding olfactory receptor 5M10-like — protein MSPPNHTTVTKFILLGLTDDPVLEKILFGVFLVIYLITLAGNLCMIMLIRTNSHLQTPMYFFLSHLSFVDICYSSNITPNMLHNFLSDQKTISYAGCFTQCLLFIALVITEFYILASMALDRYVAICSPLHYSTRMSKNVCISLVMVSYTCGFLNGLSQALLTFHLSFCGSLEINHFYCADPPLLMLACSDTYVKKMAMLVVAGLTLSSSLFIIVLSYLLIIAAILRIRSAEGRHRAFSTCGSHLTTVTLFYGTLFCMYLRTPSEKSVEESKIIAVFYTFLSPMLNPLIYSLRNKDVVHAMQQIIQGNLFHKTAM, from the coding sequence atgtctCCCCCAAACCACACTACAGTGACAAAATTCATTCTCTTGGGACTCACAGACGACCCTGTCCTGGAGAAGATCCTGTTTGGGGTGTTTCTGGTGATCTACCTGATCACGCTGGCAGGCAATCTCTGCATGATTATGCTGATCAGGACCAATTCTCACCTCCAaacacccatgtacttcttccttagCCACCTCTCCTTCGTGGACATTTGCTATTCCTCCAACATCACTCCAAATATGCTGCACAACTTCCTCTCCGACCAGAAGACCATCTCCTATGCTGGATGCTTCACACAGTGTCTTCTCTTCATTGCCCTGGTGATCACTGAGTTTTATATCCTTGCTTCGATGGCATTGGATCGCTATGTAGCCATTTGTAGCCCTCTACATTACAGTACCAGAATGTCTAAGAACGTTTGTATCTCTCTAGTCATGGTGTCTTATACTTGTGGCTTCCTTAATGGACTCTCCCAGGCACTGCTGACTTTTCACTTGTCCTTCTGTGGCTCCCTTGAAATCAATCATTTCTACTGTGCAGATCCTCCTCTGTTAATGTTGGCCTGCTCTGACACTTATGTCAAAAAGATGGCGATGTTGGTAGTCGCTGGCTTGACTCTGTCAAGCTCTCTCTTCATCATTGTCCTTTCCTACCTTCTCATTATTGCAGCCATCTTGAGGATCCGTTCTGCTGAAGGCAGGCACAGAGCCTTTTCTACTTGTGGTTCCCACTTGACAACAGTCACCCTATTTTACGGAACCCTCTTCTGCATGTACTTAAGGACCCCATCTGAGAAGTCTGTGGAGGAGTCCAAAATAATTGCAGTCTTTTATACTTTCTTGAGCCCAATGTTGAACCCATTGATTTATAGTCTACGGAACAAGGATGTGGTTCATGCTATGCAGCAAATCATTCAGGGAAATCTCTTTCATAAAACTGCAATGTAG